A region of Mesorhizobium sp. M3A.F.Ca.ET.080.04.2.1 DNA encodes the following proteins:
- the xth gene encoding exodeoxyribonuclease III produces MKIVTWNINGVRARIGNLTHWLTESAPDIVCLQEIKTVDEQFPRAEIEALGYNVETNGQKSFNGVALLSKLPFDEVNRGLPGDDADDHARFIEGVFSTDKGALRVASLYLPNGNPIDDERKFPYKLAWMARLERWAEERLRLEEALVLAGDYNVIPEPADARFPENWRNDALFQPQSRQAFRRLKNLGFTEAVRAVTDSPEVYTFWDYQAGAWQKNNGIRIDHLLLSPEAASRFSSASVEKHVRAWEKPSDHVPVAIDLSLHPA; encoded by the coding sequence ATGAAGATCGTCACCTGGAACATCAACGGTGTTCGCGCCCGCATCGGCAACCTCACCCACTGGCTGACCGAAAGCGCTCCGGATATCGTCTGCCTGCAGGAGATCAAGACCGTCGACGAGCAGTTCCCGCGCGCCGAGATCGAGGCGCTGGGCTACAATGTGGAGACCAACGGCCAGAAGAGCTTCAACGGCGTTGCCCTTCTGTCGAAGCTTCCCTTCGACGAGGTCAATCGCGGCCTGCCGGGCGACGATGCCGACGACCACGCGCGCTTCATCGAAGGTGTCTTCTCAACCGACAAGGGTGCTCTGCGCGTTGCGTCGCTCTATCTGCCGAACGGCAATCCGATCGACGACGAAAGGAAGTTTCCCTACAAGCTCGCATGGATGGCGAGACTCGAGCGCTGGGCGGAGGAACGGCTCAGGCTCGAGGAAGCTCTGGTGCTGGCCGGCGACTACAATGTCATCCCCGAGCCCGCCGACGCCCGGTTCCCAGAGAACTGGCGGAACGACGCGCTGTTCCAGCCGCAGTCCAGGCAGGCCTTCCGGCGGCTGAAGAATCTTGGCTTCACGGAAGCGGTCCGCGCCGTCACCGACTCTCCCGAGGTTTATACATTCTGGGACTATCAGGCCGGCGCCTGGCAGAAGAACAACGGCATCCGCATCGATCATCTGCTGCTGTCGCCCGAAGCCGCCAGCCGCTTTTCCTCGGCGTCGGTCGAAAAGCACGTGCGGGCCTGGGAAAAGCCGTCCGATCACGTGCCGGTGGCGATCGATCTCAGCCTTCATCCCGCCTGA
- a CDS encoding VOC family protein: MPTIGAVRQVALSAGRDLDTTLAFWQGVLGLGVHARYDPPGIAFIMAGDVRLFFADGVPAGTVYLDIAGLEAFHAEAKAAGIPFTAPPALVHRDTEGQFGRAGESEWMAFLKDPAGNTIGLVERLPPEQH; encoded by the coding sequence ATGCCCACGATCGGCGCGGTCCGCCAGGTCGCGCTGTCGGCCGGGCGCGATCTCGACACCACGCTCGCCTTCTGGCAGGGCGTGCTCGGCCTGGGCGTGCATGCGCGCTACGATCCGCCGGGCATCGCCTTTATCATGGCAGGTGACGTGCGCCTGTTCTTTGCCGACGGCGTGCCGGCCGGCACGGTCTATCTCGACATCGCCGGGCTGGAAGCCTTCCACGCCGAGGCCAAGGCCGCCGGCATTCCCTTCACCGCGCCGCCGGCGCTGGTCCACCGCGACACCGAGGGCCAGTTCGGTCGAGCAGGGGAAAGCGAATGGATGGCCTTTCTAAAGGACCCAGCCGGCAATACGATCGGCCTCGTCGAACGCCTTCCCCCGGAACAGCATTGA
- the erpA gene encoding iron-sulfur cluster insertion protein ErpA, with product MGADAKTAMKVEMTDAAAQRIAKILAAEPGKTALRVSVEGGGCSGFSYKFDLVEAANDDDVAIEKDGATVLIDDLSLVYMGGSVIDFVDDLMGQSFQIRNPNAVASCGCGTSFSI from the coding sequence ATGGGCGCGGATGCCAAGACTGCAATGAAAGTCGAGATGACCGACGCTGCCGCGCAGCGGATCGCCAAGATCCTCGCCGCCGAGCCCGGCAAGACGGCTTTGCGCGTTTCCGTCGAAGGCGGCGGCTGCTCCGGCTTCTCCTACAAGTTCGATCTCGTCGAAGCTGCGAACGATGACGACGTCGCCATCGAGAAGGATGGCGCGACGGTCCTGATCGACGACCTCTCGCTGGTCTATATGGGCGGCTCGGTGATCGACTTCGTCGACGACCTGATGGGTCAATCCTTCCAGATCAGAAACCCGAACGCCGTTGCCTCCTGCGGCTGCGGCACCAGCTTTTCCATCTAG
- a CDS encoding deoxyguanosinetriphosphate triphosphohydrolase — translation MDERQGKGALGDIGFGYRPRAAYACDPAHSRGRLFDEPESPTRTPFQRDRDRIIHSTAFRRLKHKTQVFVAHEGDHYRTRLTHSIEVAQIARALVRALRGDEDLAEAVALVHDFGHTPFGHTGEDALNDKMTAWGGFDHNAQSLRVVTRLERRYAEFDGLNLTWETLEGLVKHNGPLTDARGKGLKGLVPQAIRDYSELHDLELDRFAGIEAQCAAIADDIAYNSHDIDDGLRSGFLTLNMLEEVGLPGSILEGVRARYPRLDDVRTCHELMRRQITMMVEDVIASTAANIDRFKPDNADAVRAANETMVTFSAEMAAAEKELKAFLYKHLYRHPEVMRVRVDADRIVRDLFDVYFADPRAMPEGWREGLDRAEDRIKARSVADFLASMTDTYALKEHRRLFDHTPDLS, via the coding sequence ATGGACGAGCGGCAGGGCAAGGGTGCTCTCGGCGATATCGGGTTCGGCTATCGGCCGCGCGCCGCCTATGCCTGCGATCCGGCCCATTCGCGCGGCCGGCTGTTCGATGAGCCCGAAAGCCCGACGCGCACGCCGTTCCAGCGCGACCGCGACCGGATCATCCATTCCACCGCCTTTCGCCGGCTGAAGCACAAGACGCAGGTGTTCGTCGCGCATGAGGGCGATCACTACCGCACGCGGTTGACGCATTCGATCGAGGTGGCGCAGATCGCCCGCGCCTTGGTGCGGGCGCTGCGCGGCGACGAGGACCTCGCCGAGGCAGTCGCGTTGGTCCACGATTTCGGCCACACGCCCTTTGGCCATACCGGAGAGGATGCGCTGAACGACAAGATGACCGCTTGGGGCGGTTTCGACCACAACGCGCAGTCTTTGCGCGTGGTGACGCGGCTCGAGCGGCGCTATGCCGAGTTCGACGGGCTGAACCTCACCTGGGAAACGCTGGAAGGGCTGGTCAAGCACAATGGGCCGCTGACCGATGCGCGCGGGAAGGGGCTCAAGGGTTTGGTGCCGCAAGCGATCCGCGATTATTCCGAACTGCACGACCTCGAACTCGATCGCTTCGCCGGCATCGAGGCGCAGTGCGCGGCGATCGCCGACGACATCGCCTACAACAGCCACGACATCGATGACGGTTTGCGCTCCGGTTTTCTCACTCTAAACATGCTGGAAGAGGTCGGCTTGCCGGGCTCGATCCTGGAGGGGGTGCGCGCGCGCTACCCGCGGCTCGACGACGTGCGCACTTGCCATGAGCTGATGCGCCGGCAGATCACCATGATGGTCGAGGATGTCATTGCTTCCACCGCCGCCAATATTGATCGATTCAAGCCGGACAACGCCGACGCCGTGAGAGCGGCAAATGAGACCATGGTGACATTTTCCGCCGAAATGGCGGCGGCCGAGAAGGAATTGAAGGCGTTTCTCTACAAGCACCTCTATCGTCATCCCGAAGTGATGCGCGTGCGCGTCGATGCCGATCGGATCGTCCGCGACCTATTCGACGTCTATTTCGCCGATCCGCGCGCCATGCCGGAGGGTTGGCGGGAAGGCCTCGACCGGGCGGAAGACCGGATCAAAGCCCGCAGTGTCGCCGATTTCCTGGCCAGCATGACCGACACCTACGCGCTCAAGGAGCACAGGCGCCTGTTTGACCATACGCCGGATTTAAGCTAG
- the argS gene encoding arginine--tRNA ligase codes for MNIFADFNARVTKAVEALDLKDKDGATLDLSRIAVEPPRDASHGDLATNAAMVLAKPTGQNPRVLAERLAAALRGNADIASAEIAGPGFVNLRLKDGFWQAHLAALLGEGRDYGRSRIGGGRKANVEYVSANPTGPMHVGHCRGAVVGDTLANLMAFAGYDVTKEYVINDAGSQIDVLGRSAMLRYRQALGEEIGEIPPGLYPGDYLIPVGQALASEFGRGLLEMPEEEALAIVKDRTVDAMMAMIREDLALLNVHHDVFFSERTLHGDNAKKIRAAIADLTLKGHIYKGKLPPPKGEKPDDWEDREQTLFRSTAVGDDMDRALVKSDGSFTYFAADVAYLKDKVERGFADLIYVLGADHGGYVKRLEALARAVAGDEVKLTVLLCQLVKLFRDGEPVRMSKRSGDFVTLRDVVEEVGRDPIRFMMLYRKNDAPLDFDFAKVTEQSKDNPVFYVQYASARCHSVFRQASEQLDEANFDRNRLVGSVSALTDEGEIGLIRKLAEYPRLIESAALALEPHRLAFYLHDLASSFHAHWNRGTDNPDLRFVKVNDRQLTYARLGLVQAVSDVLTSGLALIGADAPTEMR; via the coding sequence ATGAACATCTTCGCCGATTTCAACGCGCGAGTCACAAAAGCTGTCGAAGCCCTTGATCTGAAAGATAAGGATGGCGCAACGCTGGACCTGTCGCGCATTGCCGTCGAGCCGCCCCGCGACGCCAGCCATGGCGACCTCGCCACCAATGCGGCGATGGTGCTGGCCAAGCCCACCGGCCAGAACCCGCGCGTGCTGGCGGAAAGGCTGGCGGCTGCGCTGCGTGGCAACGCTGATATCGCCTCGGCCGAAATCGCCGGGCCGGGCTTCGTCAATCTGCGGCTCAAGGACGGGTTCTGGCAGGCGCATCTGGCAGCGCTGCTCGGCGAGGGCCGCGACTATGGCCGCTCCAGGATCGGCGGCGGCCGCAAGGCCAATGTCGAATATGTCTCGGCCAACCCGACCGGGCCCATGCATGTCGGACATTGCCGGGGCGCCGTGGTTGGCGACACGCTCGCCAACCTGATGGCCTTTGCCGGCTACGACGTGACCAAGGAATATGTCATCAACGATGCCGGCTCGCAGATCGATGTGCTCGGGCGCTCGGCGATGCTGCGCTATCGCCAGGCGCTCGGCGAAGAAATCGGCGAGATTCCGCCCGGCCTCTATCCGGGCGACTATCTGATCCCGGTCGGCCAGGCGCTGGCCAGCGAGTTCGGCCGCGGTCTGCTGGAGATGCCGGAAGAGGAAGCGCTGGCGATCGTCAAGGACCGCACGGTCGACGCGATGATGGCGATGATCCGCGAGGATCTGGCGCTGCTCAACGTGCACCACGACGTGTTCTTCTCCGAGCGCACGCTGCACGGCGACAATGCCAAGAAGATCCGTGCGGCGATCGCCGACCTGACGCTGAAGGGCCATATCTACAAGGGCAAGCTGCCGCCGCCAAAGGGCGAGAAGCCGGACGACTGGGAAGACCGCGAGCAGACGCTGTTCCGCTCGACCGCCGTGGGCGACGACATGGACCGGGCGCTGGTGAAGTCGGACGGCTCGTTCACCTATTTCGCCGCCGACGTCGCCTATCTCAAGGACAAGGTCGAGCGCGGCTTCGCCGACCTGATCTATGTGCTCGGCGCCGACCATGGCGGCTACGTCAAGCGGCTGGAAGCTTTGGCGCGCGCCGTTGCGGGCGATGAGGTCAAACTGACGGTTCTGCTCTGCCAGTTGGTGAAGCTGTTCCGTGACGGCGAGCCGGTGCGGATGTCGAAGCGGTCAGGCGATTTCGTCACGCTGCGCGACGTGGTGGAGGAGGTCGGCCGCGATCCCATCCGCTTCATGATGCTCTATCGCAAGAACGACGCGCCGCTCGATTTCGACTTCGCCAAGGTCACGGAGCAGTCCAAGGACAATCCGGTATTCTACGTGCAATACGCTTCGGCGCGCTGCCATTCGGTGTTCCGGCAGGCAAGCGAGCAGCTTGACGAAGCCAACTTCGACCGCAACCGCCTGGTGGGCTCGGTTTCTGCGCTGACGGACGAGGGTGAGATCGGTCTGATCCGGAAGTTGGCTGAATATCCACGGCTAATCGAATCCGCGGCCCTTGCGCTGGAGCCGCACAGGCTGGCATTCTACCTCCACGATCTGGCTTCAAGCTTCCACGCACACTGGAACCGGGGCACGGACAACCCTGACTTACGTTTTGTTAAGGTTAACGACCGACAATTGACTTATGCCAGACTAGGGCTGGTGCAGGCTGTTTCGGATGTTTTGACGTCCGGCCTGGCGCTGATAGGAGCTGATGCGCCTACCGAAATGCGTTAG
- a CDS encoding SPOR domain-containing protein has translation MADRTQLRVADNNDISDDDPFAELTRIMGFDPRQPARPQTPAVDKAAPGNQAAEEPDFGIDLEKELMGDLGAEEEHATVAFEPVSSASAHETAVAATDEELAAALEQDFIFDDAADHAHFATGRAPELEADIAFDDDFDQAVANSLEVSPVEDDLSIDQDIAASLDEGFHADHEAGADRGIVEAAAASAAEAAFDADFDNAVRVSLEDELAFDDRMPERDAVATEAELVEAEPIADQPASEDDFAGHLEDAMADVEMEFDHSPDQLPEQQLAVDEEQPQTNEVPAEVVHFAAAPEPGFDAEPAFDAEPAVDPEPVAAQEAAADQDAGVDHETAALVAEDDFELSFRDGLAEEPEAPAVEPAAAAQTPFAEAPAPTAAASVAAVEPEMPAAEPEMPAAASGERSLEDELNALLGAMTARPMPKEAAPTPQPVAQPTSHIVQDVAPAAWAIDGQEPAQDEPVVEPAGDADLHALLAGDLDQDDAPSATTSNQAEPSIDFDDEAFDAAFSKGLELDAPRNEPARSWSRVTPVAAPEPSYAAQPTIQPVFSVPHMSAPSYHEESLEDYSAAASEPVYHGHSTPAPEPVEDYAAPAAATQSRQDDEVPDVETIDVPERVVALADDLDIPELNFEEDQPSAPAYDDLDAEFASLLTEMNSTEIAAAPVQSRAYDDDSYGSGFKTGYDRRELRAETQAAPAAASHAAVMRDFDADDLPGSRPVSQADEFATDELDYDPELDEAITVPGLGESQAAKPRGRGFMMAALVGAVVIAGGLGALAFSFGGKGGAEAPVLVKADNSPIKVKPQNPGGAVVPNQDNKVYDAVVKGGTAKTAEPVQEKLVTNTEEPVDVASKEPPQSRVVDLSPDENDAAPGSGAAANPEAAAPGAAAVPGADEAAPGPDAVVPGKAQAAAPEGAQPAAPAPKSEDRIAQVLQQDAESEAKADVVAVAPRKVKTMMVKPDGSLVPREDPAPAAPKVAAAEPTDPAPQHVAPAGQADPQPTATVSANQSTDQTDADQGDTAQPTAAVKPVAAPKTEAKVQSAKTPAKVPVAPPRPSDQPVDIVGEVKPDQVASIDAATASAGAGSWSMQIASQPTVESAQSTYQDLQRRYGSVLAGRSANIVKAEIAGKGTFYRVRVPAKSRNDAINLCTSYKAAGGNCFVSH, from the coding sequence ATGGCAGACAGAACCCAGCTGAGAGTAGCCGACAACAACGACATTTCCGACGATGATCCGTTCGCGGAACTGACCCGGATTATGGGTTTCGATCCGCGTCAGCCGGCCCGGCCGCAGACGCCGGCGGTCGACAAGGCTGCACCGGGAAACCAAGCCGCGGAAGAGCCCGACTTCGGGATTGATCTCGAAAAGGAGTTGATGGGCGATCTCGGCGCCGAAGAGGAGCACGCGACTGTCGCATTTGAGCCTGTCTCGAGCGCGTCGGCTCATGAAACCGCTGTTGCCGCCACGGACGAAGAGCTTGCCGCAGCCCTCGAGCAGGATTTCATTTTCGATGATGCGGCGGATCACGCCCATTTCGCCACGGGCCGCGCTCCTGAGCTGGAAGCCGACATCGCCTTCGACGATGATTTCGATCAGGCGGTCGCCAACTCGCTGGAGGTGTCGCCGGTCGAGGACGACCTTTCCATAGATCAAGACATCGCCGCTTCACTGGACGAGGGCTTCCATGCCGACCACGAAGCCGGCGCTGATCGTGGCATCGTTGAAGCCGCTGCGGCATCAGCGGCCGAAGCCGCGTTCGACGCTGATTTCGACAATGCTGTGCGGGTGTCGCTCGAGGACGAGCTGGCGTTTGACGATCGCATGCCCGAGCGGGACGCCGTGGCCACTGAAGCCGAGCTGGTCGAGGCCGAGCCCATTGCCGATCAGCCGGCTTCTGAAGACGATTTTGCAGGCCATCTCGAGGATGCGATGGCCGACGTCGAGATGGAGTTCGACCACTCGCCGGATCAGCTTCCGGAACAGCAACTGGCGGTTGACGAGGAGCAGCCGCAAACCAACGAGGTGCCTGCCGAAGTCGTACATTTCGCCGCCGCTCCGGAACCCGGCTTCGATGCCGAGCCCGCGTTCGATGCCGAACCCGCCGTTGATCCCGAACCCGTCGCCGCCCAGGAGGCTGCTGCCGATCAGGACGCCGGCGTCGACCACGAGACCGCGGCCCTGGTTGCCGAAGACGATTTCGAACTCAGCTTCCGTGATGGGCTTGCCGAGGAGCCGGAAGCTCCGGCTGTCGAGCCTGCCGCCGCAGCCCAGACGCCGTTTGCGGAAGCTCCTGCTCCAACTGCAGCAGCTTCGGTTGCGGCTGTTGAGCCTGAGATGCCGGCCGCTGAGCCTGAGATGCCGGCCGCGGCCAGCGGCGAGCGCAGCCTGGAAGACGAACTCAACGCGCTGCTGGGTGCCATGACCGCGCGGCCGATGCCCAAGGAAGCAGCCCCGACGCCACAGCCGGTTGCGCAGCCGACAAGCCACATCGTCCAGGACGTTGCACCCGCCGCCTGGGCTATCGATGGGCAGGAGCCGGCGCAGGACGAGCCGGTTGTCGAGCCGGCAGGCGACGCTGATCTCCACGCATTGCTCGCGGGCGACCTCGATCAAGACGATGCGCCAAGCGCCACCACTTCGAACCAAGCCGAACCGAGCATCGATTTCGACGACGAGGCGTTCGACGCGGCGTTTTCCAAGGGTCTCGAGCTCGATGCGCCGCGCAACGAACCTGCGCGGTCCTGGAGCCGCGTGACCCCGGTCGCGGCGCCCGAGCCCTCTTATGCCGCGCAGCCGACGATCCAGCCGGTGTTTTCGGTGCCGCATATGTCGGCTCCCTCCTATCACGAGGAATCTCTCGAGGATTATTCCGCTGCGGCTTCCGAACCTGTCTATCATGGCCATTCCACGCCAGCGCCGGAACCTGTCGAGGATTATGCTGCGCCGGCTGCGGCGACACAGTCTCGCCAGGACGACGAGGTTCCCGATGTCGAGACCATCGACGTGCCGGAGCGTGTGGTGGCGCTCGCCGACGATCTCGACATTCCCGAGCTCAATTTCGAGGAAGACCAGCCGTCGGCTCCGGCCTACGACGATCTCGACGCCGAGTTCGCCAGCCTGCTCACCGAGATGAACTCAACCGAGATCGCTGCGGCGCCCGTGCAGAGCCGCGCCTATGACGACGACTCCTACGGTTCGGGTTTCAAGACGGGCTACGATCGTCGCGAGTTGCGGGCCGAGACGCAGGCCGCCCCGGCAGCCGCTTCCCACGCCGCGGTGATGCGCGATTTCGATGCCGACGATTTGCCTGGCAGCCGCCCGGTTTCGCAGGCGGATGAGTTCGCCACGGATGAACTGGACTACGATCCGGAGCTCGACGAGGCGATCACCGTACCCGGCCTCGGCGAGAGCCAGGCTGCCAAGCCACGAGGTCGCGGCTTCATGATGGCCGCGCTTGTTGGTGCGGTGGTGATCGCCGGCGGGCTTGGCGCTCTTGCCTTCTCGTTTGGCGGCAAAGGTGGTGCCGAAGCGCCGGTGCTCGTCAAGGCCGACAATTCACCGATCAAGGTCAAACCGCAGAATCCGGGTGGCGCGGTGGTGCCGAACCAGGACAACAAGGTATATGACGCGGTGGTCAAGGGTGGCACCGCCAAGACCGCCGAGCCGGTCCAGGAAAAACTGGTCACCAACACCGAGGAACCGGTCGACGTGGCGTCGAAGGAGCCGCCGCAAAGCCGTGTCGTCGACCTTTCCCCCGACGAGAACGATGCTGCTCCTGGCAGCGGCGCCGCCGCCAACCCAGAAGCGGCAGCACCGGGGGCGGCCGCAGTGCCTGGCGCGGATGAAGCAGCGCCGGGTCCGGACGCGGTGGTGCCGGGCAAAGCTCAGGCGGCTGCGCCCGAAGGCGCCCAGCCCGCCGCTCCGGCGCCGAAGTCCGAAGACCGCATCGCCCAAGTGCTGCAGCAGGATGCCGAGTCCGAGGCCAAGGCCGATGTCGTCGCCGTGGCGCCGCGAAAAGTGAAGACCATGATGGTGAAGCCTGATGGTTCGCTGGTGCCGCGCGAGGATCCGGCTCCCGCCGCGCCGAAGGTTGCCGCGGCAGAGCCGACCGATCCGGCGCCGCAGCATGTCGCGCCGGCAGGGCAGGCCGACCCCCAGCCGACGGCGACCGTGAGCGCCAACCAATCTACCGATCAGACCGATGCCGATCAGGGCGATACGGCCCAGCCCACTGCGGCAGTGAAGCCGGTTGCTGCGCCGAAGACCGAGGCCAAGGTCCAGTCGGCCAAGACGCCCGCGAAGGTGCCCGTGGCGCCGCCGCGCCCGTCCGACCAGCCGGTCGACATCGTCGGCGAGGTCAAGCCGGACCAGGTCGCTTCCATCGACGCGGCCACTGCTTCGGCCGGCGCAGGTTCGTGGTCGATGCAGATCGCCTCCCAGCCGACGGTTGAAAGTGCGCAGTCGACTTATCAGGACCTGCAGCGCCGCTACGGCAGCGTGCTTGCCGGGCGTTCCGCCAACATCGTCAAGGCCGAGATCGCCGGCAAGGGCACCTTCTACCGTGTCCGCGTTCCTGCGAAGTCGCGCAACGACGCGATCAACCTTTGCACCAGCTACAAGGCGGCGGGCGGCAACTGCTTCGTGTCGCACTGA
- the nagZ gene encoding beta-N-acetylhexosaminidase, with product MTESKSMILGCAGKSLTPEEIRFYQSEHPWGFILFARNIGEPEQIRDLVASMRDCVRRPDAPVFIDQEGGRVQRLRPPLAPNYPAGGALGALWREDREAGRRAAWLLARLHAFDLLRFGISADCLPVLDVPVEGASDVIGARAYGKEPNAVIELGRASAEGLMSGGVLPVMKHIPGHGRASADTHFALPTVDAPLEELRAHDFAPFKALNDLPMAMTAHVVYSAVDPENPATTSAKVVNEVIRGEIGFDGLLMSDDTSMKALSGDFPTKAAAILAAGCDLVLHCNGVFEEMSGIASRSRPLEGKSLQRAERALTYIRGRDGADETAIRAEFATYFEAVA from the coding sequence ATGACCGAATCAAAATCCATGATCCTCGGCTGCGCCGGGAAATCGCTCACCCCTGAGGAAATCCGCTTTTATCAAAGCGAACATCCCTGGGGCTTCATCCTGTTTGCGCGCAACATCGGCGAACCCGAGCAGATCCGCGATCTGGTCGCGTCCATGCGCGATTGCGTCCGGCGTCCGGACGCTCCGGTCTTCATCGACCAGGAAGGCGGCCGGGTGCAGCGCCTGCGGCCGCCGCTGGCGCCGAACTATCCCGCCGGCGGAGCGCTTGGGGCGCTCTGGCGTGAGGATCGTGAAGCGGGCCGCCGCGCTGCATGGCTGCTGGCTCGCCTTCACGCCTTCGATCTTCTGCGGTTCGGCATCAGCGCCGATTGCCTGCCGGTGCTCGACGTGCCGGTGGAAGGCGCCAGCGATGTGATCGGCGCGCGCGCCTATGGCAAGGAGCCCAATGCCGTGATCGAACTGGGCCGGGCTTCCGCGGAGGGCTTGATGTCGGGCGGCGTGCTGCCGGTGATGAAGCACATTCCCGGTCATGGCCGCGCCTCTGCCGACACCCATTTCGCGCTGCCGACCGTCGATGCCCCGCTGGAAGAGCTGCGAGCGCACGATTTCGCCCCGTTCAAGGCGCTCAACGACCTGCCCATGGCGATGACGGCGCATGTCGTCTACAGCGCCGTCGACCCCGAAAATCCGGCGACGACCTCGGCCAAGGTCGTCAACGAGGTGATCCGCGGCGAGATCGGCTTCGATGGGCTGTTGATGAGCGACGACACTTCGATGAAGGCACTTTCTGGGGATTTCCCGACAAAGGCGGCCGCAATCCTTGCGGCGGGCTGCGATCTCGTCCTTCACTGCAATGGGGTTTTCGAGGAAATGTCGGGCATCGCGTCGCGCAGCAGGCCGCTCGAAGGCAAGTCTTTGCAGCGGGCAGAGCGGGCGCTGACCTATATAAGAGGCCGCGACGGGGCCGACGAAACAGCGATACGCGCGGAATTTGCCACCTATTTCGAAGCGGTGGCCTGA
- a CDS encoding ScpA family protein, with the protein MDRLWAENDDSRLTGDPSLVVDVAGFEGPLDLLLHLARNQKVDLARISILALAEQYLAFIEKVRALRLELAADYLVMAAWLAFLKSKLLIPKQPGEEGESGEELAAVLQFRLKRLEAMRDAAARLVNRNRLGRDVFARGMPEMVIVEKRNAYSASLYDLLTAYAQQRQRQAINNVTIARRAVWSLKDARQVLARLVGTLSDWTALDSFLIEYLASREETRTAVASSFAATLEMVREGKLEVRQDQVFAPIYLRGRAQGVRAVEVVS; encoded by the coding sequence ATGGACCGTCTGTGGGCCGAGAATGACGATTCACGCCTTACCGGCGATCCATCGCTGGTGGTGGACGTCGCCGGCTTTGAAGGACCGCTCGATCTTCTCCTGCATCTGGCGCGCAACCAGAAGGTCGACCTTGCGCGAATTTCCATCCTGGCTCTCGCCGAGCAGTATCTGGCCTTTATCGAGAAGGTGAGGGCGCTGAGACTGGAATTGGCGGCCGACTACCTGGTGATGGCGGCCTGGCTTGCCTTCCTCAAGTCGAAGCTTCTGATCCCGAAGCAGCCCGGCGAAGAGGGCGAGAGCGGTGAGGAACTGGCGGCGGTGCTGCAGTTCCGGCTGAAGCGGCTGGAAGCCATGCGCGATGCCGCCGCGAGGCTGGTCAACCGCAACCGGCTCGGACGCGACGTCTTCGCGCGCGGCATGCCTGAAATGGTGATCGTCGAAAAGCGCAACGCCTATTCGGCCTCGCTCTACGATCTGTTGACCGCCTACGCACAACAGCGCCAGAGGCAGGCGATCAACAATGTGACGATCGCCAGGCGCGCCGTCTGGTCGCTGAAGGATGCGCGCCAGGTGCTGGCAAGGCTGGTCGGCACGTTGAGCGACTGGACCGCGTTGGACAGCTTCCTCATCGAATATCTGGCGAGCCGGGAAGAAACCCGCACGGCGGTCGCAAGTTCCTTCGCGGCGACGCTCGAAATGGTGCGCGAGGGCAAACTGGAAGTGCGGCAGGATCAGGTTTTCGCGCCAATTTACCTGCGCGGCCGCGCGCAAGGGGTCAGGGCAGTCGAGGTGGTCTCATGA
- the scpB gene encoding SMC-Scp complex subunit ScpB has protein sequence MSERANASVIPFKVEDEPEDEMVEQGSIENPAERLQLAEAVRMAEAIVFASAEPVSEKQLTARLPEGVNIAAAMADLQEIYSKRGVNLVRVGDAWAFRTAGDLAFLMSRDTVQQRKLSRAALEVLAIIAYHQPVTRAEIEDIRGVETSKGTLDTLLETEWVRMRGRRRTPGRPVTYGTTDAFLDHFALEEIRDLPGMEELKGAGLLSTRMPSNFSIPLPPADPEALAEDEDALTDIDLEELGLLTPRVTED, from the coding sequence ATGAGCGAACGCGCCAATGCTTCGGTCATCCCGTTCAAGGTCGAAGACGAACCCGAGGACGAGATGGTCGAACAAGGTTCCATCGAGAACCCTGCCGAACGGCTGCAACTGGCGGAGGCCGTCCGCATGGCCGAGGCGATCGTCTTCGCCAGCGCGGAGCCTGTAAGCGAGAAACAGCTCACGGCGCGCCTTCCGGAGGGGGTCAATATCGCGGCGGCAATGGCCGACCTGCAGGAGATCTATTCCAAGCGCGGGGTCAATCTGGTTCGCGTCGGCGATGCCTGGGCGTTCCGGACCGCGGGCGATCTCGCCTTCCTGATGAGCCGGGACACGGTGCAGCAGCGAAAGCTTTCGCGCGCGGCACTCGAGGTGCTGGCGATCATCGCCTATCACCAGCCGGTGACGCGTGCCGAGATCGAGGACATCAGGGGCGTCGAGACCTCGAAGGGGACGCTGGACACGCTGCTGGAGACGGAATGGGTCCGGATGCGCGGACGCCGCCGCACGCCCGGCCGCCCGGTGACCTACGGCACGACCGACGCTTTCCTCGACCATTTCGCGCTTGAGGAAATCCGCGATCTGCCCGGCATGGAAGAACTGAAGGGCGCCGGCCTGCTGTCGACGCGCATGCCGTCCAATTTCTCGATACCGCTGCCGCCGGCCGATCCCGAGGCGCTCGCAGAAGACGAAGATGCGCTGACCGATATCGACCTCGAGGAACTGGGGCTGCTGACCCCGCGCGTCACGGAAGACTGA